The nucleotide sequence GCAGCGTCATTCTGCACTGCGTACGCTTCTGCCAGTGCGAATGTCGCGATCGCATGACAGTAGTTCTGGTCGTATCGAGTCGCATTGCCCCCCAGGTAGCCGTTGGGCAACTGCTGGGAGATGAGCCAATCGATCGCTCGCTTCATCTGCTCGGTATAGGGACCTTTTTCGTGTGTGTAGCCCGCTCCGAGAAACGAAAGCACGACGAGACCCGTCACACCGGAGTCGGCGAACTTTCCTCCGTCCTGTCGATCCTGACCCTGGGGATCGAACTTGACGGAGCCTCCCCCATGCCGAGCGGAGGACCAGCGACCGTCAGCTTCCTGGATCGAGGCGAACCACTTCAAGCTGTTCTCGACAGCCTTCTCAGACTCCTCGGTTCCCCCGTGCTTGATGACGTTGGCTTTACGCTGGACAGAGGTGCGTGCCTGGTAGGTTTCGGCGGCACGGGCAGGTGCCCGCATCGAAGCAGGTGCGGATGGCCGTACGAACGCCGGTTGCGGCGAATCGTCCAGCGGGGACGACAGACCACGGCCGTTGAGCATGCGATCATCCGGCAGGCGACCTGTTCTGGCTGCATTGCTGGCAACCGTCGGTCGCGAAATTGGTTCATCGGGATCCGCTTCGGGGCGAGTCGCCGGGCGACTATTCCGCTCGGTTCGACGTGTCGCTGCGGGAGCCGGGGCGGTGAATGGGTCCTCTGCACTACTCATCTCGAGGTCTTGCAGTTCAGCCGGGCTGGGCAGGTTGGATCGCTGAATGGTATCGCTGTCGGCCATGACAGGCGGGGCAGGCATACTGTCAGGATTGATGTCAGAAGGGAGTGTCATCGAAGAAACATCTTCTGGCAGCGAGCCGCCCCGTGATGGTGCGGTCCGCTGGAACGCCGGACGCGTGAGTCCTTCGCTGGCTGCGGGAGAACGGCTGATCGACGTTCGCGTGGTGGCTGAACTGGTTGCTTCAGGTCGCGCTTCGGATGTAGGTTCGTCGAGCATGAGTTCGCTCGACGCGGCGGCGGCCGCCGGTGGACTGGCGGACGACTGCTCAAGACCCGGTGCCGATTCTTCAGTGAAGGCAGTGAAGTCCGGGATCTCGGGCGCGATGACCGTCTCAGGGGCCTTGTCGAGTTCAGGAGACTCAATTTCTGCTGCCAGCTCGTCTCGTTCAACGCGTGACATCGTGCGAGGATCACGAGCAATGAGTGGATCCTGGGTGGAGACACCCTGGTTAAAAATGGGAAGCGGGTTCGTCCCTTCGTCCCGGGCAGCGTCATCAGTATCAATGAAGGTGATCGGCGTCTGGACAGTGTCACCCTGCCGTTTGGTGGGGGTCTTGGGGTACGAGTCCGCGACAGTGACCCAGCCCATGCAGAAGCAGGCGTGCAGAACCAGGGACAGGAATAGCGACTTGCCCAGCGTGTTCTGATCGCCGTAACGGGTTCCCCAAAGGGAGAATAAATGGACGGTGGCGAAAATGGACAGAGCGGCCAGAACCACGCGCAGCAGGACCCCGCTAGCGTTCATCCCCCCCGTGCTCGCCATCAGGATCTCGAGTAATCGTGTCGGCATCAGATCCCTTTCGGTTTGGGGGTATGTGCCACCGATACGTTTCTAATTCCGGCTTCTTTACACGTCGAGAAGACATCCATCACGAGTTGATAGGGGCAGCGACCGTCACCACGGATCACGACCGATTGATTGGGGTAAGCAAAGCGCGCTGCCTCCAGGAGGATTTTCAGCGCGTCGACATCGAGCTCTTCTTCTTTCACCATGACTTTCCCGGCCGCGTCGACGTTGACGATGATCTCATCAGGTTGACCCGACAGGGCAAAATTTTCTGAGACGCTGGGAAGTTGAATGCCTGTCTGTCGCTCATCCTCGGCGAACTGAGTTCCCACCATAAAGAAGATGATCAGCAACATGACGACATCGAGCATCGACGTCAGGTTGATGGACGGTTCTTCCAGGGGTTCAGTCTTCAGAGGCATCCGAATTGCCAGTGCTGGTAAGATTGTTGAGAATTCTCAGGCGGCCTGATCAGGCAATGTATCATAGCAGATCGGCAATTCTGGCAAGAGGGGTGAGTATCCCGGTCGGAATGTCCCCTAATGCCTGCTCGTCCCAGAATCTGCAGGTCTACGCCTCGTTACAGGTTGCCCAGTCGTTCAGGTTCTCGCAGTGAGAACGGGTTCGGGTTTTTTTCAGCTCACCATCCTCAGTGATGCCAGGTTTTCCCTGCCGACGTCTCTGCGGCGGGATCTCGACCACCACAGTACAAACTGAAAGGCGGGGTTGTCGAGATTTTCAAGATTCAGTACAGAGCCGTCTATGAGACCATTGGATACAGGCGCCGATTTCGACTCAAACTGGGCGCGAGGCGCCTGGACCTGGATCGTGATTGCGCTCTGTTTATGTCTTTCAGTCGGTTGTGCGACTCCGCATCGATTGTCGTCACCGACGGCTGCGGGGATC is from Schlesneria sp. DSM 10557 and encodes:
- a CDS encoding ExbD/TolR family protein, with product MPLKTEPLEEPSINLTSMLDVVMLLIIFFMVGTQFAEDERQTGIQLPSVSENFALSGQPDEIIVNVDAAGKVMVKEEELDVDALKILLEAARFAYPNQSVVIRGDGRCPYQLVMDVFSTCKEAGIRNVSVAHTPKPKGI